From Chryseobacterium camelliae:
ATCTTGCCGGGATCTTAACGGGTAACTGGACTGAGAATGACTACATTACCGGTATTCAGATGTATATGCCGACTTTATTTATTTATTACGCATTCACCAAAACTATTGTATTTGCCTTTATCATTGCTTCCGTTCCTTCCTATTTCGGTTATTTTGTTAAAGGAGGTTCACTGGAAGTGGGTCGAGCCAGTACCCAGGCTGTGGTATGGACAATGGTGTTCATTATTATTTCTGAATTAATTTTAACCCAGTTAATACTAAGCTGATGATTGAGGTAAAAAATCTTAAAAAGAGTTTTGATCAGGTTGAAGTGCTTAAGGGGATTTCAACGACGTTTGATAAAGGAAAGGTAAACCTCATCATCGGGCAGAGTGGTTCCGGGAAAACGGTTTTTCTTAAGAGCCTGCTGAACGTATACCAGCCTTCTTCAGGGGAAATCCTTTTTGATGGCAAAGATATTAATGTAATGACCAGGGACGAGAAACAACATCTCCGCTCTGAGATTGGCACGGTATTTCAGGGAAGCGCCTTGTTTGATTCTTTAACAGTAGAAGAAAACATCATGTTCCCATTGGATATGTTTACGAATTTAACTTTCAGAGAAAAAAAGAAAAGGGTATTTGATGTCATCGGAAGAGTGCATCTGGATAAAGCCAACAGAAAATATCCTTCAGAAATTTCCGGGGGGATGCAGAAAAGGGTGGCCATTGCAAGGGCAATTGTAAATAACCCAAAATACCTGTTCTGTGACGAACCGAATTCCGGACTTGATCCTTATACATCCAATGTCATCGATGATCTTTTGCTGGAAATTACAAAGGAGTACAATACAACGACCATTATCAATACCCATGATATGAATTCTGTAATGACTATTGGTGAAAAGATTGTTTATTTACGATTGGGAATCAAGGAATGGGAAGGAAATAAAGATATTCTGATTACCGCCGGCAATAAAAACCTGATTGACTTCGTTTATTCATCAGAGTTGTTTAAAGAATTAAGGGAATATTTACTGGAGAATAACAAAACTATTGATAATACAATCACTAAACTAGATGACAATGAAAAAGGTACTTAGTATAGCATTTATTAATGCAGCCCTGTTTGCTTCTGCCCAGATTTCGTTTGCAGGAAAAGCCAACCTTATTTTTCCTACCGGATCACCTTCCTGGAAAAATATTAAAGGTACCGTTAATACGGCTGTTGAAGGAGAAGGCAAGAACAACGCAGGTTTCAACGTAGGACTTTCCATGAAGGTAGGTATTCCTATGGCATTCTATGTAATGCCGGAATTGTATTATACCCATTTTAAAAATGAGTTTACAGCGTCCAATACTACATTTGATATCCAAAGCAACAGAGTAGACCTTCCGGTCCTTTTAGGATATAACCTTTTAGGTAATACACTGAGCGCCTTTGTAGGACCCGTAGCCAGCTATAACCTGAGCAAGGAAGATACCTTCAATGACTTCAGGGAAAATGCAAGAGACAACTTTACGGTAGGCTACCAGTTCGGGGCTCAGGTTGAACTTAAAAGCCTGATCATCAACGCGAAATATGAAGGCTCTTTCAGCAAGGATTCCAGAGATTTCATCAACAGGGTATCCGGTGAAGAGATCAGATATGATAACCGACCTAACCTGTTTATGGTAGGACTCGGATATAAGTTTTAAGGCATATCCTTCTATCAATAAAAAATTAAATCCTCAAATATTAAATTTGAGGATTTTGATTTTTATAAGAAGCTTCAGCCTGTATTTCTGCCTCTCTCCTGGCCAGTTCTGCTGCCTGCTTTTCCAGGTCTTCTTTTTCTTTCTGAAGCTGCTTGTATTCTCTTCTTTTCTCTTCGGCCTTCACTGCACTTCCTTTACTTACGTATCCTACCATCCCGCCTATAATAAGACCGATTCCAATTCCTGCCATAACGCCCATAACATGGGACAATGTAATTCTTTCTACGGTAAAATCTGTAGTAAGGTAGAACAATAACGCCGATATGGCTAAAAGTACAATCCCTGTAATTGATAAACTTTTCATAATAATGTGTTTGTTTTGGTTAAGAAAAAGAAAGCCTTATTCCATAGATCAAGATCCGGATAAGGCTTACTTCGTGAATAGATTAAAGTGTTGTTGTTGATTTATATTTTTCCTCCGGCTGCCTTATAATACTCCAGAGCTTTTGGTAAATCTTTCTGAATATCTGAAATTCTGGTTTCAGGATTCGGGTGGGTAGACAAGAATTCCGGCTGCCTGCTTCCTTTGGACGCTGCTTCCATTCTTCCCCAGAATGCGGTTGCTTCCCGAGGATCGTAGCCTGCCATAGACATTAGGTACAATCCCATTTCATCAGCTTCTGATTCCTGGTTTCTGCCGTATTTTAATAATGCCACCTGCGAACCTATCGGGTACACCTGCTGGAAAACGCTCGCCCACTGCGCATTAGAAATAGTTCCGCCCAGAATGGCTCCGCCGTATTGTGCTACCATGGCCTGGGAAATCCTCTCATTACCGTGTCCTGCAAGAGCGTGGGATACCTCATGGCCCATAACAACTGCAAGGCCATTATCGTTTTTAGTAATCGGCAGGATACCTGTATATACAGCTACTTTACCACCTGGCATACACCACGCATTCAGCTCGTTGCTCTGAATAAGGTTAAATTCCCAGTTATAATTAGCCAGATCCGCAGACCTTCCTATATTCTGATAATATCTTTCGGCAGCAGCCTTTATCCTGCTTCCTACATTAACTACTCTTCTGGCATCTGCAGTTCCGGTGATCACTTTGGATTTGGACAATGTAGTTTTGTATTCCTGTGCAGCCATCGTGGCTATTTCAGAATTATTAGCCAGCTGCAAGGAAGATCTTCCTGTAATAGGATTGGTTGTACATGCCATTACAGAAAGTGCTATTGCGGATGTTCCTAACAAATGTTTTATTTTCATATTCCGAGTGTTATTTATTTCAACTTTAACAATTATTATTCCAAACAAAATAAGCTTGCTATATTTGCATGCATTTTGCTCTCTCTACTTTCTAATTATCATATCATGAAAAAACGTATTCCGCTTTTGGCCCTGCTTGGATTTCTATTTTTTTTCCAAAACTGCTCCTCACAGGGATCTCTCGATTCCAAAACTGTAGATACCCTCGTTAATTCACAGGAATTTACGTTCTATGCACAGAGAGCCAACCCTACGAACTATGATGTAATCAACGTTATGAACTCTATTCCGAATTCAACATCAACGAACATATTGCAGCTCAACGGAAATTATACAGTAGTGCTGAAAAATAATATGCTGGATGTCGCTTTGCCTTATTTCGGCAGGGTATTCAACCCCACTTACGGGGCAGACAACAGTTTCAGATTTACGACGAAGAATTTCACCGTGAATAAGTCCCAGAATAAAAAGGGCAACTGGATCGTCAGGATAAAGCCTGAGACCAATGACAGTAAGAATATTGATGAAATTATCATTGAGGTATATAAAACCGGAAAGGCTTTTACATCTATTCGCAGCAATGACCGACAGCCGATCACGTATGACGGGTACATCTCAAAAAATGAGGCAACGGCAAAACCCTAAGTTTTTTTGAAAAACACGCTTTCAACGAATATTTTTGCTTCGGTACTGGGATTGGAAATCCTGTCCGAAGCATTTTTTTTATGGACTGCATAGGCTTCTTCCACGGAAGCATCCTTTTTCATCATATTCAGCAGGTAATGTTGTACCCAGTACTCAAATCTTTTTTCTGCCTGCTGTGTCCTGACTTCAGCAAAGCTTCCTGACTTTTTCTTGAGGCTGATGAAGGTATCAATCTGCTCAAAAACTTCATTCAACCCTTCGTTATGCAATGCTGAACCCAGCAGTACCGGCACTTTCCAGCCTTTTTCCTTCGGAGGCATAAAATCAAGTGCGCGCTTAAGCTCAAGCCTGGCATTTTTTGCTTTCGGCAGGTTATCCTGATCCACTTTGTTGATAAAAATGATGTCTACCATTTCCATAATGCCCCGCTTGATGCCCTGCAGCTCATCTCCTCCCCCAATGATTTTGAGGAACAGAAAAACATCGGTGATATCAGCTACCAGAACTTCAGACTGTCCTACTCCTACGGTTTCAATCAAAATATAATCATAACCTGCAGCTTCACAAATCATCATTGTTTCAAAAGTGGTGTTGGCTACACCGCCCAGAAAACCTGAGCTTGGAGAAGGCCGGATAAAGGCATTTTCTTCCCTGGAAAGTTCTTCCATGCGGGTTTTATCCCCGAGGATGCTTCCTTTGTTGACTGAGGAACTGGGATCTATAGCCAGAACTGCCACTTTCTTTCCGTTAGTAATAGCGAGCCTGCCGAAATTTTCTATAAACGTGGATTTTCCGGCTCCCGGGACTCCGGTGACGCCTACCCTCAGTGAATTTCCTGTAAAAGGCATGATCCTTTTAAGCAGATCTTCTGCCTGCTGGCGGTGTTCTGCCTTTTTACTTTCAACCAGGGTAATGGCTTTTGCAATCAGGCGTTTGTTTCCTGACCGTATCCCGTCGACAAGCTCTTCTGTAGAAAATTTCATTAGGTCAAAAATATAAAATAACCGGGACAATCCTTTCCCAGCCTTTAATTTTATTGCTTCTAAATTAGGTTTGGCCTTACGAACCACTAACGGAATTGATTACATTTGTTTTGTTAAGCCTAAATATCGGATATGAAAAAATTCATCGCTGCAGCATCATTTACTGCTGTCTTATTGATTTCCTGTACGCCTAAGACCTCTACCCCCACAGCCGCTACAGGCCCTGCGACTTCTACTGCAGAACAGATCGCCCAGGGAAAAACCATTTTTGAAAATTCATGCGGAAGATGTCACAAATTGCCTGATCCGGCCAGCCACACTTCTGTACAGTGGGTAGGAATCATGAATTCTATGGCACCTAAGGCAAGGCTGACAGATGAACAGCACCAATGGGTGTATGACTATATAGTGTCTGCCGGAAAAAAATAAGTTCGTATCAATTCGCTAAATACTACCATATGAAAAATTCAGTTCTGATCCTGATGGCCGCCGCGGCATTCCTCACTTCGTGCGGACCTAAAAGCACTGCTGTAACAGGGCCCAAATACTCTTCCACCGAGAAGATTGCCGAGGGGAAAACAATTTTCGAAAATTCGTGTAACCGCTGCCATAAGCTTCCCGATCCTGCGAAGCATGATGACCAGGGATGGATAAAAACATTAAGCAGAATGGCCCCAAAAGCCAAACTATCTGATGAACAACATCAGATGGTGTATGATTATCTGGCCTCTGCCAATAAAAAATAAGCTTTCTTTGAAAGCTTATTTTTTATTTTATCCTTAATTGAATCTTAATTATTTAAGATTCCGTTACATTCTAACCATTTTTTAAAAAGCTGTGGCCAGGAAGATACAGCACTGCCTGGTTTTCCCATACCCCATCCATGTCCACCCGCCTGGAAAATATGCATTTCGGACAGAACGGTTTCTTTTTTCAAAGCAGCAAACATCAGCAGGCTGTTTTCCACTGAAGCAACAGGGTCGTCTGCTGCCTGAGCGAGAAATACCGGTCCCATCCCTGTTTTCACCTGTCTTTCTACGGAAAATGCGGTTTCCTGTTCAAGGCTTGGTTCTTTTCCTAAAATGCTTTTATGCGAGTGCGTGTTATCATTAGGAGGAAGCATGGAGATCACAGGATAGATAAGCGCAGCAAAATCAGGCTTTGAAGGGGTGGCGTCCACATCATCAACCGGCGGGTAAAAAACCTTATCCGGTAATGTTGCGGTAATCCCGGCAAGATGACCTCCGGCTGAAAAGCCCAGCACACCTATTTTATGTGGATCAATATGATAGAGCTTCGCCTGACTCCTTATTATCCGCATGGCTCTCTGTGCATCTTCAAATGGGACCAGACGTGTCTTCCAGCCTTCCTGCGGCAGCCTGTAGATCAACTCAAATGCAGTAACGCCTTCTGCTTTCAGCCATTCTGCTGCGGGGCTGCTCTCTTTTCCGGTTTCAATATGGGCATATCCTCCCCCACTGATAACGAGCATTGCGATACCATTAGGGTGTTCGGGGACATGGGCAATCAGCCTTGGCTTTGAAACCTGGGTAATGGAACCTTTATTATTGATTTCCGGACCGCGGGCTCCTCCGGCATCGGGCATCACGCCTGGCCATAGCTCTATTTCAGTATTTGTGCTTTGCTTCTGTGCATAGGCCGGGGAAGGGGTCAGGCATCCAGTAAGCAGCAGGATCAGCAATTTTTTCATCAAAGCTCATTTAATTTCCAACTGCAATTTAATTAATTGAATATTAATAACCTATGGTCCTGTTAAAAGAAAAGGAGACTAATATGTCTCCTTCACGTCTTTATGGGTCTTTTTCTTTTTTTTAGGTATTTTGCCTTTTACAAACTTTTGCCTTTCATTAAGAAAATCCGTCATGGTTTTATGGTAGCTGAATTTTTTTGCTTCCTTAATATACTGCAAAGCTTTCTTATAATTTTCTTTCTTTTCGTATAGGAAGGACTGCCTGTACAGCAGGTCTGCTTTTGCAATTCCCTTTATTTTCAGGGCATATGCAATCAGCTTCTCAGCCTCATCATAATCTTCATTATCGATGAGGCATGAGATATAATACTTAGGGATATTGACATTGCTGACATTGCTCTGCATTGCCATTTCAAAATATGATTTTGCTGTTTCATAGTCCCTCAGGCTTTCAGCATAGATCCTTCCCATGAGGCATAAGCTGTCTGCATCTTCCGGATCATAAGAAAGCGCATAATTCAGAGCTTCCAGACAATCCGGCAGGCAGTAAGGGTAATTATCCAGCGCTTCAAAGTAATACTTACTTTTAGTTAAGGTCATTGTGCTCGTTTTTTAATTGTTTTTTTAAAGCATACCTCTGCTTTTTGAAAGACAGGTCCCGATGGTGACTCTTAAAATCAGTGCCGGTAAAAGTCCGTACAGGATTTCCCCTTTCAACCTGAAGATGATTGTTCCAGGTATCCTGCATCCTTTTTTCCAGTTGCCTGATGTGAAGTTCCATTAGTTTTTCCCGTAATCTCATCATTGCCAGTTTCTTATTTTCCAGTTGAGAACGGGAATCCTGTGCAAAAACACTGATTCCGGCCGGAATGTGGGTAGCCCGTACCGCAGTACTGACTTTGTTGACATTCTGCCCGCCGCTTCCCTGGCTTCTTGTAGCCTGGAACCTGATGTCTTTTTCACTGAAAGTTATTTTTTGTATTCCTTCCAGCTCAAATATACCTATGTACCAGTTGCTTCTTTTGTGCAGCTTGCGGAACGTGCTTTTCCCGGTCCAGCAGATGCTTCCCGTCCAGCTTTTCAGAAATCCGGTCAAATGTTCTTCTTTTGCTTTCAGAAGCAAGGTGACGGATTTGAGGGTCATATTTTCATCCCCTTTCTCCCGGTGAATGATTTCGTAATCTATCGTATTGTTTTTAGCCTCCTCAAGGAATGCCTTCAATACCCTGGCAACTACCCACTGGCATTCTAAAGGACCTCTTCCCGAGGTGATCTGTATTAATTTTTCCATGTTATTCCGGTATTTTACTGAGTTCAGGATGGCCGACGGGATCAATGTTATGATCCAGCAATCTTTTCGCCGCCATCACAGCCCAGCATTTATCGCTTGAATGGATATTTCTGTAAAAGGAAAGCAGAATCTGCGGTTCAGGAATGGTAAAGCCGTTTACTTCAATGGTATCCAGATCACTACGTTCAAAGAAATCTATCGTGATCCTGTGGGTCTTCCCGGTTTCCGTTTCTACGGTCTTTTCATACCGCCTGAAGTTTTCTTCGCTAGGCAGGTGATCATACCGTGTCCAGACTTTGGAAAACCCTTTTTGTTGAAGCAGCATAACGACTTCCGCTACATTTTCCTTGGTTACAAAAATATCAATGTCTTTATGGTCATGGGCGTGCTTGTATTCCATATGCCCGGTTTCCGACATGAAATGCCAGGCCCAGCCGCCCGATATAATGACCTTATGTTTTAAGTGTTCTAAAATTTCCAGGCCATACTGAATTCTATATTCCGGCCATAGCTCTCCATATCTTTTGGTATTATGTGGTGCTCCCATTTTCGTTGATTTTTTTAATTTAATTGTTGATTGTAAGATATAATGCCATCATGTAACTGTAACTTATGAAAAACATTACTCATTACTCATTGCTCATTACTCATTACATATTATTTATCCATCCTCACCATCCTCGGCTGAAAAGTTCCCAGGATATCCACCAGTTCGCTCTGTGCATTCATCACTTCATGGATATCTTTGTAGGCCATTGGTGCTTCTTCTGCATTCCCGCCCATCAGTGTGACATTTTTGAGTTGCAGCTCTTTTTTAATGTCATGCTGGGTAAAGCGGCTCCTGCATTCTCCTCTTGAGAAAGCTCTTCCTGCTCCGTGAGATGCCGAATTCAGCGCTTCAGGATTTCCTTTGCCCCTGACAATGAATCCTTTTGCCGTCATAGAGCCTGGAATTATGCCCAGTTCACCGTCATGAGCCGGCGTTGCACCTTTGCGGTGGACAATCACTTCTTTGCCGTTATGGATCTCTTTCCAAGCAAAATTGTGGTGGTTCTCAATCCTGGCCTTTACCCGGCCGCCTACTGCTTTTACCAGCCTCCTGTGGATATCGTCATGGCAAGCCGAAGCATAATCTCCCGCGAGGCTCATAGCTGTCCAGTATTCAAGTCCCAGATGGGTATTCAGGCCCAGCCAGGCAAACTGCTGCGCTTCTTTGGGAAGGGGGCACTGTTCTGCCGCTACCCTGGAATAATACTGAGCGATTTCGGCTCCCAGGCCTCGTGAGCCACTGTGCGAAAGGATGCCCAGGTACCTGCCTTTGGGAAGACCGATCTGTTCATCTTCTCCGGTAATTTCCACTTCACCGAATTCCACGAAGTGATTTCCGCCACCGGAAGTGCCCATCTGTTTTACGGCTTTTCCTTTCAGCCTTCGCAATATGGGAATGAGATCAAACGTATCCTGTTCAAAAATCTCATGGTCCACATGCGATTTATGGGTTTCATACATCCCGAATTTGGTATGCTCTGCCAGTGCTTTTTCATATTTTTCTTTGGCACCGTCTAGATAGGAAACCGGTGTATCCAAAATACTGAGGCTCATCCTGCATCCGATGTCCATTCCGACTCCGTAAGGGATGACTGCGTTTTCTACAGCCAGCACTCCGCCAATCGGCAGTCCGTATCCACTGTGGGCATCCGGCATTAGTGCACCCTGTACCGATATGGGCAATTTCAGTGCGGTATACAGCTGGTTTTTAGCTTCGTCTGAGATATTGTTCCCGAAAATCTGAAATGAGGCACGCTGCCTGTTCATCATTCTTTTTTCCGTTTTCCGCGAAGAAAGCAGAGCTTCAGCAATCTGGCCAAATGTAAGGTCCTGTTCAAAATGTTCCGGGTTCAGCAGAATATCTTTCAGGACTGATTTTACGTGATGGATATTTTTAGTGGCAAAATTCCGTTTCATGACTTCCAAGGCTATATTGATGCTCTGGTTGTTCGGATAGCCTAATTTTAATATGTCTTTTCCTTTAAGTTTTAAATTTCCCATTGTTTTGGTTTTAGAGGTCAGATGTCAGATCCAGATTTCAGATACCAGATGTTCGCTTGGTATGAGTTCTGATTTCAGATATCAGAGTTCTGACGAAATATTTAGTTCAATGTGCCACTGATGAGAGGGCAGCATTCGAACGGATGCCTTTTTCTAGCCCCTA
This genomic window contains:
- a CDS encoding ABC transporter ATP-binding protein, translating into MIEVKNLKKSFDQVEVLKGISTTFDKGKVNLIIGQSGSGKTVFLKSLLNVYQPSSGEILFDGKDINVMTRDEKQHLRSEIGTVFQGSALFDSLTVEENIMFPLDMFTNLTFREKKKRVFDVIGRVHLDKANRKYPSEISGGMQKRVAIARAIVNNPKYLFCDEPNSGLDPYTSNVIDDLLLEITKEYNTTTIINTHDMNSVMTIGEKIVYLRLGIKEWEGNKDILITAGNKNLIDFVYSSELFKELREYLLENNKTIDNTITKLDDNEKGT
- a CDS encoding outer membrane beta-barrel protein, coding for MKKVLSIAFINAALFASAQISFAGKANLIFPTGSPSWKNIKGTVNTAVEGEGKNNAGFNVGLSMKVGIPMAFYVMPELYYTHFKNEFTASNTTFDIQSNRVDLPVLLGYNLLGNTLSAFVGPVASYNLSKEDTFNDFRENARDNFTVGYQFGAQVELKSLIINAKYEGSFSKDSRDFINRVSGEEIRYDNRPNLFMVGLGYKF
- a CDS encoding M48 family metallopeptidase, which translates into the protein MKIKHLLGTSAIALSVMACTTNPITGRSSLQLANNSEIATMAAQEYKTTLSKSKVITGTADARRVVNVGSRIKAAAERYYQNIGRSADLANYNWEFNLIQSNELNAWCMPGGKVAVYTGILPITKNDNGLAVVMGHEVSHALAGHGNERISQAMVAQYGGAILGGTISNAQWASVFQQVYPIGSQVALLKYGRNQESEADEMGLYLMSMAGYDPREATAFWGRMEAASKGSRQPEFLSTHPNPETRISDIQKDLPKALEYYKAAGGKI
- a CDS encoding DUF4251 domain-containing protein, whose protein sequence is MKKRIPLLALLGFLFFFQNCSSQGSLDSKTVDTLVNSQEFTFYAQRANPTNYDVINVMNSIPNSTSTNILQLNGNYTVVLKNNMLDVALPYFGRVFNPTYGADNSFRFTTKNFTVNKSQNKKGNWIVRIKPETNDSKNIDEIIIEVYKTGKAFTSIRSNDRQPITYDGYISKNEATAKP
- the meaB gene encoding methylmalonyl Co-A mutase-associated GTPase MeaB, whose translation is MKFSTEELVDGIRSGNKRLIAKAITLVESKKAEHRQQAEDLLKRIMPFTGNSLRVGVTGVPGAGKSTFIENFGRLAITNGKKVAVLAIDPSSSVNKGSILGDKTRMEELSREENAFIRPSPSSGFLGGVANTTFETMMICEAAGYDYILIETVGVGQSEVLVADITDVFLFLKIIGGGDELQGIKRGIMEMVDIIFINKVDQDNLPKAKNARLELKRALDFMPPKEKGWKVPVLLGSALHNEGLNEVFEQIDTFISLKKKSGSFAEVRTQQAEKRFEYWVQHYLLNMMKKDASVEEAYAVHKKNASDRISNPSTEAKIFVESVFFKKT
- a CDS encoding c-type cytochrome, with the protein product MKKFIAAASFTAVLLISCTPKTSTPTAATGPATSTAEQIAQGKTIFENSCGRCHKLPDPASHTSVQWVGIMNSMAPKARLTDEQHQWVYDYIVSAGKK
- a CDS encoding cytochrome C; translation: MKNSVLILMAAAAFLTSCGPKSTAVTGPKYSSTEKIAEGKTIFENSCNRCHKLPDPAKHDDQGWIKTLSRMAPKAKLSDEQHQMVYDYLASANKK
- a CDS encoding alpha/beta hydrolase, with translation MKKLLILLLTGCLTPSPAYAQKQSTNTEIELWPGVMPDAGGARGPEINNKGSITQVSKPRLIAHVPEHPNGIAMLVISGGGYAHIETGKESSPAAEWLKAEGVTAFELIYRLPQEGWKTRLVPFEDAQRAMRIIRSQAKLYHIDPHKIGVLGFSAGGHLAGITATLPDKVFYPPVDDVDATPSKPDFAALIYPVISMLPPNDNTHSHKSILGKEPSLEQETAFSVERQVKTGMGPVFLAQAADDPVASVENSLLMFAALKKETVLSEMHIFQAGGHGWGMGKPGSAVSSWPQLFKKWLECNGILNN
- a CDS encoding tetratricopeptide repeat protein, which encodes MTLTKSKYYFEALDNYPYCLPDCLEALNYALSYDPEDADSLCLMGRIYAESLRDYETAKSYFEMAMQSNVSNVNIPKYYISCLIDNEDYDEAEKLIAYALKIKGIAKADLLYRQSFLYEKKENYKKALQYIKEAKKFSYHKTMTDFLNERQKFVKGKIPKKKKKTHKDVKETY
- the prfH gene encoding peptide chain release factor H: MEKLIQITSGRGPLECQWVVARVLKAFLEEAKNNTIDYEIIHREKGDENMTLKSVTLLLKAKEEHLTGFLKSWTGSICWTGKSTFRKLHKRSNWYIGIFELEGIQKITFSEKDIRFQATRSQGSGGQNVNKVSTAVRATHIPAGISVFAQDSRSQLENKKLAMMRLREKLMELHIRQLEKRMQDTWNNHLQVERGNPVRTFTGTDFKSHHRDLSFKKQRYALKKQLKNEHNDLN
- a CDS encoding nucleotidyltransferase domain-containing protein: MGAPHNTKRYGELWPEYRIQYGLEILEHLKHKVIISGGWAWHFMSETGHMEYKHAHDHKDIDIFVTKENVAEVVMLLQQKGFSKVWTRYDHLPSEENFRRYEKTVETETGKTHRITIDFFERSDLDTIEVNGFTIPEPQILLSFYRNIHSSDKCWAVMAAKRLLDHNIDPVGHPELSKIPE
- a CDS encoding RtcB family protein, whose translation is MGNLKLKGKDILKLGYPNNQSINIALEVMKRNFATKNIHHVKSVLKDILLNPEHFEQDLTFGQIAEALLSSRKTEKRMMNRQRASFQIFGNNISDEAKNQLYTALKLPISVQGALMPDAHSGYGLPIGGVLAVENAVIPYGVGMDIGCRMSLSILDTPVSYLDGAKEKYEKALAEHTKFGMYETHKSHVDHEIFEQDTFDLIPILRRLKGKAVKQMGTSGGGNHFVEFGEVEITGEDEQIGLPKGRYLGILSHSGSRGLGAEIAQYYSRVAAEQCPLPKEAQQFAWLGLNTHLGLEYWTAMSLAGDYASACHDDIHRRLVKAVGGRVKARIENHHNFAWKEIHNGKEVIVHRKGATPAHDGELGIIPGSMTAKGFIVRGKGNPEALNSASHGAGRAFSRGECRSRFTQHDIKKELQLKNVTLMGGNAEEAPMAYKDIHEVMNAQSELVDILGTFQPRMVRMDK